A stretch of the Coprobacillus cateniformis genome encodes the following:
- a CDS encoding diguanylate cyclase, with product MDKQKILIVDDSEMNRDLLVEILKNQYDIVEANNGAEAITILSQQRKDFSLLLLDIFMPEMDGFEVLTYINKYHWDDNLAVIMISADNSPSNIKRAYDLGAFDYISRPFDSTIVHRRISNTMLLYARQHYLEKIITQQFHEQEKNNKLMISILSHIVEFRNGESGLHILRVNAITNLLLKKLIQQTDQYVLSETDIALISTASSLHDIGKISISSSILNKPARLTDQEFEVIKTHPIIGAKMLQDLPTEQQESPLVSVAYEICRWHHERYDGSGYPDGLKGDEIPIAAQVVALADVYDALTTERCYKEAYSHNQALKMILRGECGAFNPILLQCLINISDMLETELKNVAKIQPTPQNIRNMIEKKNINGILDRNKDPLSYEKTLHLLYTDPLTGVYNRRYYDEHFVNQQDIENMVVIDIDNFKSINDSYGHYVGDCVIQKIAKTIVSCVRKIDTVIRYGGDEFIIIFCCIPSDLFKKRLKIIRTSVNMLEFDECPNICVSISMGGIYKTDNPIKLFKIADDFMYKAKNKKNKGIVAIYDDKKIMRESEEI from the coding sequence ATGGATAAACAAAAAATATTAATTGTAGATGATTCAGAAATGAATAGAGATCTACTCGTTGAAATTCTTAAAAATCAGTATGATATTGTAGAAGCAAATAATGGTGCTGAAGCAATTACAATTCTTTCACAGCAAAGAAAAGACTTTTCACTATTACTGTTAGATATTTTTATGCCTGAAATGGATGGATTTGAAGTTTTAACTTATATAAACAAATATCATTGGGATGATAACCTTGCTGTTATTATGATTTCTGCTGATAATTCTCCTTCTAATATTAAGCGTGCTTATGATTTGGGGGCATTTGATTATATCAGTCGACCCTTTGATTCAACAATTGTCCATCGTCGTATTTCAAATACAATGCTTCTATATGCGAGACAGCATTATCTTGAAAAGATTATAACACAACAGTTTCATGAACAGGAAAAAAATAACAAACTGATGATTTCAATTTTATCTCATATTGTTGAATTCCGTAATGGTGAAAGCGGTCTACACATATTACGTGTTAATGCCATTACTAATCTTTTATTAAAAAAGCTGATACAACAAACTGATCAATATGTTTTATCTGAGACAGATATTGCTTTAATTAGTACAGCATCATCTCTCCACGATATTGGAAAGATATCAATATCAAGTTCTATTTTGAATAAACCTGCTCGTTTGACTGATCAAGAGTTTGAAGTTATTAAAACCCATCCTATAATTGGAGCAAAAATGTTGCAGGACTTACCTACTGAACAACAAGAATCTCCCCTTGTTAGTGTTGCCTATGAAATATGTCGATGGCATCATGAGAGATATGATGGTAGTGGATATCCTGATGGATTAAAAGGAGATGAAATTCCAATAGCAGCACAAGTCGTTGCTTTAGCAGATGTTTATGATGCATTAACAACAGAAAGATGTTATAAAGAAGCTTATTCACATAATCAAGCACTAAAAATGATCTTAAGGGGTGAATGTGGGGCTTTTAATCCTATTCTTTTACAATGTTTAATAAATATTTCAGATATGCTTGAAACTGAATTGAAAAATGTAGCAAAGATTCAGCCAACACCTCAAAATATTAGAAATATGATTGAAAAGAAAAATATTAATGGAATCCTTGATAGAAATAAAGATCCCTTATCATACGAAAAAACATTGCATTTGTTATACACTGATCCTCTAACTGGAGTATACAATCGTCGATATTATGATGAACATTTTGTCAATCAACAAGATATTGAAAATATGGTTGTCATCGATATTGATAATTTCAAATCTATAAATGATTCTTATGGCCATTATGTTGGAGATTGTGTTATACAAAAAATAGCAAAAACAATAGTATCATGTGTCCGAAAGATAGATACTGTCATTCGCTATGGTGGAGATGAATTCATTATTATATTCTGTTGTATTCCATCTGATTTATTTAAGAAACGATTAAAGATTATACGTACTTCAGTAAATATGCTAGAATTTGATGAATGTCCAAACATTTGTGTATCAATAAGTATGGGTGGGATTTATAAAACGGATAATCCAATAAAACTATTTAAAATTGCTGATGATTTTATGTATAAAGCAAAAAATAAAAAAAATAAAGGAATCGTGGCTATTTATGATGACAAAAAAATTATGAGAGAAAGTGAGGAAATATAA
- a CDS encoding Hpt domain-containing protein, which translates to MNLRECYMKLDGNYDEVVQRLQNEYIVEKFMFKFLKDKSFNFLKISIQNENYEDAHRYVHTIKGICQNLSFSKLYESSHQMTNEFKNNNYKKALDLMPQLSKDYYQIIDAINEYQMFKEK; encoded by the coding sequence ATGAACCTAAGAGAATGTTATATGAAGCTTGATGGAAATTATGATGAGGTCGTTCAGAGATTACAAAATGAGTATATAGTGGAGAAATTTATGTTCAAGTTTTTAAAAGATAAAAGTTTTAATTTCTTAAAAATTTCTATCCAGAATGAAAACTATGAAGATGCACATCGCTATGTTCACACTATCAAAGGAATTTGTCAAAATCTTTCATTTTCTAAGTTATATGAAAGCAGTCATCAAATGACAAATGAATTCAAAAATAATAATTATAAAAAAGCCCTTGATTTAATGCCCCAATTATCAAAAGACTATTATCAAATAATTGATGCTATTAATGAATATCAAATGTTTAAGGAGAAGTAA
- a CDS encoding response regulator — protein sequence MSSMNKEISKNFENVIKLRFEQVAGIVSTVSKENNDLQEIYEELAYRAEIRGFEHLSICASDGTFETIYGKAISPNNPLPFVDALKNGQQRVAVGTDANGNELVLFGINADYPMQNNKKCTGLVVAISLKYITEFLSLDNEGDETYYHIIRSDGSFVIRNSNTDLWESFDVIQKQHNFEKVDSSKKTLLEGLDKALQNNKDYTKMIKINGQYHQVYVTSLPYSEWHLVAVMPFEMLGFIIDDLGIQRVGTTVLACAAILILFILIFQRFFVMTKLQLQELEKARETAIEANKAKSEFLANMSHDIRTPMNAIVGMTAIATAHIDNQEQVKNCLKKITLSSKHLLGLINDVLDMSKIESGKLSLTMEAISLKEVVEGIIIIMQPQVKAKKQKFGIHIEDISTENVWCDGVRLNQVLLNLLSNATKFTPDGGSIDFSLLEEESPKGENYARIHIIVKDDGIGMTPAFLEKIYESYSRADGRRIHKTEGAGLGMAITKYIVDAMEGTIDVQSELGKGTEFHIVLDFEKVLTMEMDMVLPPWNMLIVDDDKLFCESAIKTLDSIGIKAEWTLSGEDAIDLVIQHHKKRNDYQIILLDWKLPDMDGIQIAREIRHNLGGDIPILLISAYDWSEFEIEAREAGINGFISKPLFKSTLFYGLRQYMGIDSMQEQVLNQNIDISGHRILLAEDNELNWEIAREILSDMGMELEWAEDGEICLQKFQESPEGYYDAILMDIRMPRMTGYDATKAIRSLERSDASVIPIIAMTADAFSEDIEKCLECQMNAHIAKPIDIKELTRLLKKYLI from the coding sequence ATGTCTAGCATGAATAAAGAAATCTCTAAAAACTTTGAAAACGTTATTAAATTACGTTTTGAGCAAGTGGCAGGTATTGTTTCTACGGTTTCAAAAGAAAACAATGATTTACAAGAAATCTATGAAGAATTGGCTTATAGGGCAGAAATCAGAGGATTTGAACATTTATCAATATGTGCTAGCGATGGTACTTTTGAAACAATTTATGGAAAAGCAATATCTCCTAATAATCCATTGCCTTTCGTAGATGCCTTAAAAAATGGTCAGCAACGAGTTGCTGTTGGTACTGATGCTAATGGGAATGAACTTGTTTTGTTTGGGATTAATGCTGATTATCCTATGCAAAACAATAAAAAATGTACTGGTTTAGTGGTAGCTATTTCTTTGAAGTATATCACAGAATTTCTTTCTTTGGATAATGAAGGGGATGAGACATATTATCATATTATTAGATCCGATGGTAGTTTTGTTATTCGTAACTCTAACACTGACTTATGGGAGTCATTTGATGTAATCCAAAAGCAACACAATTTTGAAAAAGTTGATTCATCAAAAAAAACTCTTCTTGAAGGACTTGATAAAGCACTTCAAAATAATAAAGATTATACAAAAATGATTAAAATTAATGGTCAATATCATCAAGTTTATGTCACATCTTTACCTTATTCTGAATGGCATTTAGTCGCAGTTATGCCGTTTGAAATGTTAGGATTTATCATAGATGATCTAGGTATCCAACGTGTTGGCACGACAGTACTTGCTTGTGCTGCTATATTGATTCTTTTTATACTCATTTTCCAACGCTTTTTCGTTATGACAAAATTACAATTGCAAGAATTGGAGAAAGCACGTGAAACCGCTATAGAAGCGAATAAGGCCAAAAGTGAATTTTTAGCAAATATGAGTCATGATATCCGCACACCTATGAATGCTATTGTAGGAATGACAGCAATAGCAACAGCACATATAGATAATCAAGAACAAGTTAAAAACTGTTTGAAAAAAATCACACTATCAAGTAAGCATTTATTAGGACTCATAAATGATGTTTTAGACATGTCTAAAATTGAAAGTGGTAAGTTATCTTTAACTATGGAAGCAATTTCATTGAAAGAGGTTGTTGAAGGTATTATCATTATTATGCAACCGCAGGTAAAAGCAAAAAAACAGAAATTCGGTATACATATTGAGGATATTTCAACAGAAAATGTATGGTGTGATGGTGTCCGTTTAAATCAAGTCTTATTAAATCTTTTATCTAATGCAACTAAGTTTACACCAGATGGTGGTTCTATAGATTTCTCTCTTTTAGAAGAAGAATCTCCAAAAGGTGAGAACTATGCTCGTATTCATATCATTGTTAAGGATGACGGAATAGGTATGACTCCAGCATTTTTAGAAAAAATATATGAATCCTATAGTCGGGCAGATGGAAGGAGAATACATAAAACTGAAGGGGCCGGTTTAGGTATGGCAATCACAAAATATATTGTCGATGCAATGGAAGGAACTATTGATGTACAGAGTGAACTCGGAAAAGGAACGGAGTTTCATATCGTTTTAGATTTTGAAAAAGTATTGACGATGGAAATGGATATGGTTTTACCGCCTTGGAATATGTTGATTGTTGATGATGATAAATTATTCTGTGAGAGTGCTATAAAAACATTAGATTCTATTGGTATTAAAGCTGAATGGACATTAAGTGGAGAAGACGCTATAGATCTAGTTATTCAACATCATAAAAAAAGAAATGATTATCAAATTATCTTATTGGATTGGAAACTACCAGATATGGATGGTATTCAAATTGCTAGAGAAATTCGACATAATTTAGGAGGGGACATCCCTATTTTACTCATTTCTGCATATGATTGGAGCGAATTTGAGATAGAAGCTCGTGAAGCCGGTATTAATGGATTTATTTCAAAACCTCTATTTAAATCAACTTTATTTTATGGTTTACGCCAATATATGGGTATTGATTCAATGCAAGAGCAAGTATTGAATCAAAATATTGACATATCTGGACATCGTATCTTACTTGCCGAAGATAATGAACTTAACTGGGAAATTGCAAGAGAAATATTATCTGATATGGGTATGGAATTGGAATGGGCTGAAGATGGTGAAATATGTCTTCAGAAGTTCCAAGAATCACCAGAAGGATATTATGATGCTATTCTTATGGATATTCGTATGCCTCGTATGACAGGTTATGATGCGACTAAAGCAATTCGATCATTAGAGCGTTCAGATGCATCAGTTATTCCAATTATTGCAATGACAGCAGATGCTTTCTCTGAAGATATTGAAAAATGTTTAGAGTGCCAAATGAATGCTCATATAGCAAAACCTATTGATATTAAAGAACTCACTCGATTATTGAAGAAATATTTAATATGA
- a CDS encoding PHP domain-containing protein, producing the protein MIDGHMHLENGPLTKEYVLEFVEEAHKKGIDKIQILDHTHRFIEFEPIYMELKDYEVQKTWLENKKMKFKDHLADFVNLMEDVKAMDLPIKVTYGLEVCYVPQHEEFIRNILSQYHFDFLVGAIHSIDGILYDMGFSKALLWDKYDVNHIYKRYYELIFQLIESDLFTQLAHPDTIKLFEIYPTYDLKPTYQRLSELLNEHHMKAENNTGCYYRYNHPDKGLSDELLENFKKNHVQLITASDAHKPADVGSYIKDAEERNKI; encoded by the coding sequence ATGATAGATGGTCATATGCATTTAGAAAATGGTCCGCTTACAAAAGAATATGTATTAGAATTTGTTGAAGAAGCACATAAAAAAGGAATTGATAAAATTCAAATCTTAGATCATACACACCGCTTTATTGAGTTTGAACCTATTTATATGGAACTTAAGGATTATGAGGTCCAAAAAACATGGTTAGAAAATAAAAAGATGAAATTCAAGGACCATCTTGCTGATTTTGTTAATTTGATGGAAGATGTCAAGGCAATGGATTTGCCTATAAAAGTAACATATGGATTAGAAGTATGTTATGTTCCACAACATGAAGAATTCATTAGAAATATTTTATCACAATACCATTTTGATTTTCTAGTAGGGGCTATTCATTCTATCGATGGAATATTATATGATATGGGATTTTCAAAAGCTTTACTATGGGATAAATATGATGTTAATCATATTTATAAAAGATATTATGAATTGATATTTCAATTAATTGAATCTGATTTATTTACTCAACTTGCACATCCAGATACAATTAAATTATTTGAAATTTATCCAACATATGACTTAAAACCAACATATCAGAGATTATCTGAACTTTTAAATGAACATCATATGAAAGCAGAAAATAATACAGGTTGTTATTATAGGTATAATCATCCAGATAAAGGCTTGTCTGATGAACTTTTAGAAAACTTTAAAAAAAATCATGTACAATTAATTACTGCTTCTGATGCACATAAACCTGCTGATGTTGGAAGTTATATAAAGGATGCAGAAGAAAGAAATAAAATTTAG
- a CDS encoding recombinase family protein: MKEMIYGYVRVSSKDQNEERQVIAMRNFGIEDSHIIIEKQSGKDFLRPKYLKLTKKLKTGDILFIKSIDRLGRNYDEIIEQWRTLTKEKHISIVVLDMPLLDTRKDQDLIGTLISDIVLQLLSYVAQTEREFIHQRQAEGIAAAKARGVHFGPDRIQLSPEFIDYACLWHQGQISSRKAAQKLGISYQTFLRRAKEREYQKII, from the coding sequence ATGAAAGAAATGATTTATGGATATGTAAGAGTGTCTAGTAAAGATCAAAATGAAGAGAGACAAGTTATAGCAATGAGAAATTTTGGTATAGAAGATTCTCATATTATTATTGAAAAACAATCAGGTAAAGACTTTCTGAGACCAAAGTATTTAAAATTGACTAAAAAGCTAAAAACAGGAGATATATTGTTTATTAAAAGTATAGATCGTTTAGGTAGGAATTATGATGAAATTATTGAACAATGGAGAACTTTAACAAAAGAGAAACATATTAGTATAGTTGTATTGGATATGCCATTATTAGATACTAGGAAAGATCAAGATTTAATAGGAACGCTTATATCAGATATTGTTTTACAATTACTAAGTTATGTTGCACAGACAGAAAGAGAATTTATTCATCAACGGCAAGCAGAAGGTATTGCAGCAGCTAAAGCGAGAGGAGTTCATTTTGGACCAGATCGTATTCAATTGTCTCCAGAATTTATTGATTATGCATGTCTATGGCATCAAGGCCAGATTTCTTCAAGAAAAGCAGCTCAGAAATTAGGTATATCTTATCAAACGTTTTTACGGCGAGCAAAAGAAAGAGAATACCAAAAAATAATTTAA
- a CDS encoding GGDEF domain-containing protein: MNIYQRFKERLMFLLFHSCHIYLLEHFQNIVIFQYNPQNHNIYVVPRCQRYFNITKHRLETSYNDLFDNILSGQGACYGRVQLNLNGSWVILEYQYIYKNKRLVRIDGYMTDIDDMKQYESYLLDVSQKDGLTHLYNKVTVEKRIEENILLHGKGTLLMLDIDCFKKLNDQYGHLEGDKILKGFAAELTSVFQNEIIGRIGGDEFIVYLKTMKKDNLIDKIDYLLTQVTSQYQIMPFSISIGIVNYNGQDTYEEFFHKADMAMYKAKSMCDQKYYFYE; the protein is encoded by the coding sequence ATGAATATATATCAAAGATTTAAAGAAAGATTAATGTTCTTACTATTTCATTCTTGTCATATTTATTTATTAGAACACTTTCAAAATATTGTTATTTTCCAATATAATCCCCAGAATCACAATATATATGTTGTTCCAAGGTGTCAAAGGTATTTTAATATCACCAAACATAGATTAGAGACATCATATAATGATTTATTTGATAATATTCTTTCTGGACAAGGAGCTTGTTATGGGAGGGTTCAATTAAATCTAAATGGTTCATGGGTGATACTAGAATATCAATATATTTATAAGAATAAAAGGTTAGTACGGATAGATGGTTATATGACTGACATTGATGACATGAAACAATATGAAAGTTATCTATTAGATGTATCCCAAAAGGATGGGTTAACACATCTCTATAATAAAGTGACAGTTGAAAAAAGAATAGAGGAAAATATTCTTTTACATGGGAAAGGAACTTTATTGATGTTAGATATTGATTGCTTTAAAAAATTAAATGATCAATATGGACATTTAGAAGGTGATAAAATTCTCAAAGGATTTGCTGCTGAATTAACGAGCGTTTTTCAGAATGAAATTATAGGGAGAATTGGAGGAGATGAATTCATTGTTTATCTTAAAACAATGAAAAAAGATAATCTTATTGATAAGATAGATTATCTTTTAACTCAAGTTACATCTCAATATCAAATTATGCCTTTTTCAATAAGTATTGGTATTGTTAATTATAATGGTCAAGACACATATGAGGAATTTTTTCATAAAGCAGATATGGCTATGTATAAAGCAAAATCTATGTGTGATCAAAAATATTATTTTTATGAGTAA
- the serC gene encoding 3-phosphoserine/phosphohydroxythreonine transaminase: MTEKRVYNFSAGPSTLPVPVLEKVAAQMLNYKDSGMSVMEMSHRSSSYLEIFNETKALLKKVLNIPDNYKILFIQGGATQQFSTIPLNLMKNGKADYIVTGAFSKKSAQEAKKFGDIHIAYNGADNGFKHIPTQEELDLREDASYVHLCSNNTIFGTEWKYVPDTKGVPVVADMSSNILSKPINVADYGMIYAGAQKNMGIAGLGVVIVREDLIKDHKENIPVLMEYNTIADNDSMYNTPPTFSIYVLGLMLEWIDSLGGLEVMQKRNEEKAKLLYDYLDQSDFYHVHSDKDNRSFMNVTFTCPNKDLDAKFVKESIAAGMSNLKGHRSVGGIRASIYNAMPLDGVQTLLDFMKKFEEENK; the protein is encoded by the coding sequence ATGACAGAAAAAAGAGTTTACAATTTCTCAGCAGGTCCATCAACACTACCTGTACCAGTATTAGAAAAAGTAGCTGCTCAAATGTTGAACTATAAAGATAGTGGAATGAGCGTTATGGAAATGAGCCATAGATCGTCGTCCTATTTAGAAATCTTTAATGAAACAAAGGCATTATTAAAAAAGGTATTAAATATACCAGATAACTATAAAATCTTATTTATACAAGGCGGAGCAACACAACAATTTTCAACTATTCCATTAAACTTAATGAAAAATGGAAAAGCTGATTATATTGTTACTGGAGCTTTCTCTAAAAAAAGTGCTCAAGAAGCTAAAAAATTTGGTGATATTCATATTGCTTACAATGGTGCTGATAATGGCTTTAAACATATTCCTACACAAGAGGAATTAGATTTAAGAGAAGATGCATCTTATGTTCATTTATGTTCTAATAACACAATTTTTGGAACAGAATGGAAATACGTACCAGATACAAAAGGGGTACCAGTTGTCGCTGATATGTCATCTAATATCTTGTCTAAACCAATCAATGTTGCTGATTATGGGATGATTTATGCAGGTGCACAAAAAAATATGGGTATCGCAGGATTAGGTGTAGTTATTGTAAGAGAAGATCTTATTAAGGACCATAAAGAGAATATTCCAGTTCTGATGGAATATAATACAATTGCAGATAATGATTCAATGTACAATACCCCACCAACTTTCTCAATCTATGTGCTTGGTTTAATGCTTGAATGGATTGATAGTTTAGGTGGATTAGAAGTTATGCAAAAAAGAAATGAAGAGAAAGCGAAATTATTATATGACTATTTAGATCAATCAGACTTCTATCATGTTCATAGTGATAAAGATAATCGTTCATTTATGAATGTGACATTTACTTGTCCTAATAAAGATTTGGATGCTAAATTTGTTAAAGAATCTATTGCAGCTGGAATGTCTAATTTAAAAGGACATCGTTCTGTAGGAGGAATTCGTGCATCTATCTATAATGCTATGCCATTGGATGGAGTTCAAACATTGCTTGATTTTATGAAAAAATTTGAAGAAGAGAATAAATAG
- a CDS encoding phosphoglycerate dehydrogenase has translation MYNIKLLNKISPVGVGQFDDQYLVGEDVEKEDGVLVRSASMHEYELNDNLKAIARAGAGVNNIPLEKCSNEGIVVFNTPGANANAVKELVLCGLFLSSRKVVEGIDWVKTLKGNEDAAKLVEKGKSQFVGPEIEGRKLGIIGLGAIGVHVANAAIKLGMEVYGFDPYISVNAAWGMSKWVKNAQNVETIFSECDYITLHAPSTKETKGIINQESIAMMKDGVRILNFARGDLVNAQDVLTAIDSGKVAKYITDFATPDIIDHENVIVMPHLGASTPESEDNCARMAVKEIKDYLESGNIVNSVNFPTINEPRTTKYRICLIHKNVPNMLAQFATLLANQEINIENMVNKAKDDYAYTIIDTNDVVGTKEFESLENVIKVRVVE, from the coding sequence ATGTATAATATTAAATTATTAAATAAAATTTCTCCAGTTGGAGTCGGTCAATTTGATGACCAATATCTTGTTGGGGAAGATGTTGAAAAAGAAGATGGTGTATTGGTACGTTCTGCATCAATGCATGAATATGAATTGAATGATAATTTAAAAGCAATTGCAAGAGCTGGAGCAGGTGTTAATAATATACCACTTGAAAAGTGCAGCAATGAGGGGATTGTTGTCTTTAATACGCCAGGAGCGAATGCAAATGCAGTTAAAGAGTTAGTATTATGTGGACTTTTCTTATCATCACGTAAGGTAGTAGAGGGGATTGATTGGGTTAAAACTCTTAAGGGGAATGAGGATGCTGCAAAATTGGTGGAAAAGGGAAAAAGCCAGTTTGTAGGACCAGAGATAGAAGGTAGAAAATTAGGAATTATTGGTTTAGGTGCAATAGGGGTTCATGTTGCTAATGCTGCAATCAAATTGGGGATGGAAGTTTATGGATTTGATCCATATATTTCAGTTAATGCTGCATGGGGAATGAGTAAATGGGTTAAGAATGCTCAAAATGTAGAAACGATTTTTAGTGAATGTGATTATATTACATTACATGCACCTAGCACAAAAGAGACAAAAGGGATTATTAATCAAGAAAGTATTGCAATGATGAAAGATGGAGTTCGTATTTTGAACTTTGCAAGAGGGGATTTAGTCAATGCACAAGATGTTTTGACTGCTATTGATTCTGGAAAAGTTGCCAAGTATATTACTGACTTTGCAACACCAGATATCATTGATCATGAAAATGTGATTGTCATGCCACACTTGGGTGCTTCTACGCCAGAATCAGAAGATAATTGTGCCCGCATGGCAGTAAAAGAGATAAAGGATTATCTAGAAAGTGGTAATATTGTGAATTCAGTTAACTTCCCAACTATTAACGAACCACGCACGACAAAGTATCGTATTTGTTTGATTCATAAAAATGTACCAAACATGTTAGCACAATTTGCCACTCTTTTAGCTAATCAAGAAATTAACATTGAAAATATGGTAAATAAAGCTAAGGATGATTATGCTTATACAATTATTGATACAAACGATGTTGTAGGAACAAAAGAGTTTGAAAGTTTGGAAAATGTTATTAAAGTAAGAGTTGTTGAATAA